In Musa acuminata AAA Group cultivar baxijiao chromosome BXJ3-11, Cavendish_Baxijiao_AAA, whole genome shotgun sequence, one DNA window encodes the following:
- the LOC135652581 gene encoding mannose-6-phosphate isomerase 1-like: MAMEASQRPLRLRCSVQNYDWGRFGEESTVARLFRRNSGKEIELGRPYAEFWMGTHESGPSFVVAAEGSGTEAVTLKKWTGANPGALGNKVVEKWGNDLPFLFKILSVAKALSIQAHPDKELARMLHKMRPSVYKDPNHKPEMAIALTEFKALCGFVSIEELKDVLVAVPEITQLLGNDEASKILSQDLNGYVDAKSFLQLVFTKLMTASKEAVSELVSKLKARLDLENKIRTLTEKEQLVLLLEKQYQADVGVIAAFLFNYVKLSPGEALYIGPNEPHAYISGECIECMATSDNVVRAGLTPKYIDKQTLCSMLTYKQGFPVILRGSPINPYVSRFRPPFDEFEVDRCLLPSKESVEFSAIPGPSIFVVVAGEGRMEVSSVVEELKIMEGDVYFVPAQTEIRLSACADGPIKLYRAGVNSRIFA; this comes from the exons ATGGCGATGGAAGCGTCGCAGAGGCCGTTGCGGTTGCGGTGCTCGGTCCAGAACTACGATTGGGGCCGCTTTGGGGAGGAATCGACAGTCGCACGGCTGTTCAGGCGGAACTCCGGTAAGGAGATCGAGTTGGGTCGGCCCTACGCCGAGTTCTGGATGGGCACGCACGAGTCCGGCCCCTCATTCGTGGTGGCCGCTGAGGGATCGGGGACGGAGGCGGTTACGCTCAAGAAGTGGACTGGGGCGAACCCTGGTGCTCTGGGGAATAAGGTCGTGGAGAAGTGGGGGAACGACCTTCCGTTCTTGTTCAAG ATCTTATCAGTGGCAAAAGCGTTGTCCATACAAGCGCATCCCGATAAGGAGTTGGCGAGGATGCTACATAAGATGCGGCCGAGCGTTTATAAGGACCCCAACCATAAGCCAGAAATGGCGATTGCTCTAACCGAGTTCAAGGCGCTATGTGGTTTTGTCAGCATCGAG GAGCTTAAGGATGTACTTGTTGCTGTACCGGAAATTACACAGCTGCTTGGCAATGATGAGGCAAGCAAAATTTTAAGTCAGGATCTAAATGGATATGTGGATGCAAAATCTTTTCTGCAATTAGTCTTCACTAAGCTTATGACAGCAAGTAAAGAGGCTGTATCAGAACTGGTTTCTAAATTAAAAGCTCGTTTGGACCTTGAAAATAAG ATTAGGACATTAACTGAGAAAGAACAGCTTGTATTACTTCTGGAGAAGCAGTACCAAGCTGATGTTGGGGTTATAGCAGCCTTCTTGTTCAATTATGTGAAGCTCAGCCCAGGTGAAGCACTGTATATTGGTCCAAATGAACCCCATGCTTATATTTCAGGTGAATGCATCGAATGTATGGCGACATCAGACAATGTTGTGCGAGCTGGACTGACACCCAAGTACATAGATAAGCAAACTCTTTGTTCAATGCTGACATACAAACAG GGCTTTCCTGTAATTCTTCGAGGGAGTCCCATAAACCCTTATGTATCACGGTTTAGACCTCCATTCGATGAGTTTGAAGTTGATCGATGCTTACTTCCATCAAAAGAGTCTGTTGAGTTCTCTGCCATACCAGGACCATCTATTTTTGTTGTGGTGGCTGGGGAGGGCAGAATGGAGGTAAGTTCTGTGGTTGAGGAACTGAAGATAATGGAGGGGGATGTGTATTTTGTGCCTGCTCAAACTGAGATTAGACTAAGTGCTTGTGCTGATGGACCGATCAAGCTGTATCGAGCTGGAGTGAACAGCAGGATATTTGCTTAA